From a single Pseudomonas triticicola genomic region:
- the glcE gene encoding glycolate oxidase subunit GlcE, with protein sequence MADFDAANVLLDQVNAARANATPLKIQGGNSKAFLGREVAGEVLDTRAHRGIVQYDPTELVVTARAGTPLSELLAALDDAGQMLPCEPPSFADSATVGGMVATGLSGPRRPWSGSVRDFVLGTRVITGLGQHLRFGGEVMKNVAGYDLSRLMAGSFGCLGVLTEVSLKVLPKPRQCLSIRLDIDCARALSRLAEWGQQPLPISAACHDGRSLYLRLEGGEGSVTAAHQRLGGEPLDSVFWRDLNEQRLSFFDEGLPLWRLSLPNNLGPLELPGEQLIDWAGAQRWVKSESPQIHALAHSLGGHATCFTHGATDSPFQPLAPTLLRYHRQLKAQLDPQGLFNPGRMYAEV encoded by the coding sequence ATGGCTGATTTCGATGCCGCCAACGTCCTGCTCGATCAGGTCAACGCCGCGCGGGCGAATGCCACGCCGCTGAAGATTCAGGGCGGCAACAGCAAGGCCTTTCTCGGCCGCGAGGTGGCCGGCGAAGTGCTCGACACCCGCGCCCATCGCGGCATCGTCCAGTACGACCCGACCGAACTGGTGGTCACCGCACGTGCCGGCACGCCGTTGTCCGAGCTGCTCGCGGCGCTGGATGACGCCGGGCAAATGTTGCCCTGCGAACCGCCATCCTTTGCCGACAGCGCCACGGTCGGCGGCATGGTCGCCACGGGACTGTCCGGACCTCGCCGGCCGTGGTCCGGCTCGGTACGCGACTTCGTTCTCGGCACGCGGGTGATCACCGGCCTCGGTCAGCATCTGCGCTTCGGTGGCGAAGTGATGAAAAACGTCGCCGGTTATGACCTGTCGCGGCTAATGGCCGGCAGTTTCGGTTGCCTCGGCGTGCTCACCGAAGTGTCGCTGAAAGTCCTGCCGAAACCACGCCAGTGCCTGAGCATTCGCCTCGATATCGACTGCGCTCGGGCCTTGAGCAGACTTGCCGAATGGGGCCAGCAACCGCTGCCGATCAGCGCCGCGTGCCACGATGGCCGGAGCCTGTACCTGCGTCTGGAAGGTGGCGAAGGTTCGGTGACGGCGGCGCATCAACGCCTCGGCGGCGAGCCGCTGGATTCGGTTTTCTGGCGCGACCTCAACGAACAGCGCCTGAGTTTTTTCGACGAAGGCTTGCCGCTGTGGCGCCTGTCATTGCCGAACAATCTCGGCCCGCTCGAGTTGCCCGGCGAGCAACTGATCGATTGGGCCGGTGCGCAACGCTGGGTGAAATCCGAAAGCCCTCAGATTCACGCACTCGCCCATTCCTTGGGCGGCCATGCAACGTGCTTTACCCACGGTGCCACCGACTCGCCGTTTCAACCCTTGGCGCCAACCCTGCTGCGCTACCACCGGCAACTCAAGGCGCAACTCGACCCGCAAGGGCTGTTCAACCCCGGGCGAATGTACGCGGAGGTCTAG
- the glcF gene encoding glycolate oxidase subunit GlcF: MQTTLSEQSRQLPRAAEAEKILRTCVHCGFCNATCPTYQLLGDELDGPRGRIYLIKQVLEGAPATEQTQLHLDRCLSCRNCETTCPSGVDYHNLLDIGRAVVDSAVPRPAAQRLLREGLRALAPNPGLFKGLLRMGATFRPLLPRLLESKLPQRLGVMGSRPAPRHARRMLLLEGCVQPGLSPNTNDATARVLDRLGISVTPVSEAGCCGALDYHLDAQGKGLDRARQNIDAWWPHLQNGAEAIVQTASGCGAFIKDYGHLLADDPIYASKARRISEMTRDLVQIIAEEPLEQVCAASERRIAVHCPCTLQHALKLGGAVETVLTRLGFNLTPVPDGHLCCGSAGTYSLTQPVLARQLRDQRLNALESGRPELIVTSNVGCQSHLASAGRTPVRHWIELVDQSLAE; this comes from the coding sequence ATGCAAACCACCCTCAGCGAGCAATCGCGGCAACTGCCCCGCGCCGCCGAAGCGGAAAAGATCCTGCGCACCTGCGTACATTGCGGTTTCTGCAACGCGACGTGTCCGACGTATCAATTGCTCGGCGATGAACTCGATGGCCCGCGCGGGCGCATTTACCTGATCAAGCAAGTGCTGGAAGGCGCACCGGCAACCGAGCAGACGCAACTGCATCTGGATCGTTGCCTGTCGTGCCGCAACTGCGAAACCACCTGCCCATCCGGGGTCGATTATCACAACCTGCTCGACATCGGCCGTGCGGTGGTCGACAGCGCGGTGCCACGCCCCGCCGCCCAGCGCTTGCTGCGGGAAGGCTTGCGCGCGTTGGCGCCCAATCCCGGGTTGTTCAAAGGCTTGCTGCGCATGGGCGCGACCTTTCGGCCACTGCTGCCGCGCCTGCTGGAAAGCAAACTGCCGCAGCGCTTGGGTGTTATGGGGTCGCGCCCTGCTCCTCGGCATGCGCGCCGGATGTTGTTGCTCGAAGGCTGCGTGCAACCGGGCCTGTCGCCGAACACCAATGACGCGACGGCGCGAGTGCTCGATCGCTTGGGCATCAGCGTCACCCCGGTGAGCGAGGCCGGTTGCTGCGGCGCTCTCGACTATCACCTCGACGCTCAGGGCAAAGGTCTCGACCGCGCTCGACAGAACATCGACGCCTGGTGGCCGCATCTGCAGAACGGCGCCGAAGCCATCGTGCAGACGGCCAGCGGTTGTGGCGCCTTCATCAAGGATTACGGGCATTTGCTTGCGGACGATCCGATCTACGCCTCGAAAGCCCGGCGGATCAGCGAAATGACTCGGGATCTGGTGCAAATCATCGCCGAGGAACCGCTGGAGCAAGTGTGCGCCGCCAGCGAACGACGCATCGCCGTGCATTGCCCGTGCACTTTGCAGCACGCACTGAAACTCGGCGGCGCCGTGGAAACAGTGCTGACCCGACTTGGCTTCAACCTCACACCAGTGCCGGACGGCCATTTGTGCTGCGGCTCGGCGGGCACTTACTCGCTGACCCAACCGGTGCTGGCGCGGCAACTGCGCGATCAGCGCCTCAACGCCCTGGAAAGCGGCCGACCGGAGTTGATCGTCACTTCCAATGTGGGCTGTCAGAGCCATCTGGCCAGCGCCGGGCGCACGCCGGTCAGACACTGGATCGAACTGGTGGATCAGTCGTTGGCAGAATGA
- the hglS gene encoding 2-oxoadipate dioxygenase/decarboxylase HglS: MTVQPFVSPDLIRQRFSRAMSDMYREEVPLYGALMELVEKTNREVLARQPDILVQLKRTGEIERLDMERHGAIRVGTASELATLARLFAVMGMQPVGYYDLTPAGVPVHSTAFRAVHEEALQVSPFRVFTSLLRLELIEDPELRSFAESVLARRSIFTEEALRLIEQAETAGGLNEAEAVEFVRQALETFRWHHSATVSAAQYQKLSAQHRLVADVVAFKGPHINHLTPRTLDIDTVQQQMPAHGITPKAVIEGPPRRNCPILLRQTSFKALDEPIAFTDQPETRGSHSARFGEIEQRGAALTPKGRALYDRLLNAARDELGDFPNEANAARYDALMTQHFAEFPDSIEGMREQGLAYFRYFATEKGLAAEGLGESSLEDLLRDGYVKAEPLVYEDFLPVSAAGIFQSNLGDSAQTHYAEHSNRQAFEQALGRSTIDELGLYAETQRRSIAECVEVLRIKRL; the protein is encoded by the coding sequence ATGACCGTGCAGCCGTTCGTCAGCCCCGACCTGATCCGCCAACGCTTCTCCCGAGCGATGTCCGACATGTACCGCGAAGAGGTGCCGCTGTACGGCGCGTTGATGGAACTGGTGGAAAAAACCAATCGCGAAGTGCTGGCACGTCAGCCTGACATTCTCGTACAGCTCAAGCGCACCGGCGAAATCGAACGCCTGGACATGGAACGCCACGGCGCCATTCGCGTCGGCACCGCGAGCGAACTGGCCACCCTCGCCCGCCTGTTCGCGGTGATGGGCATGCAACCGGTGGGTTATTACGACCTGACCCCGGCCGGTGTGCCGGTGCATTCAACGGCGTTTCGCGCGGTGCATGAAGAGGCGCTGCAGGTCAGCCCGTTTCGCGTGTTTACCTCGTTGCTGCGCCTGGAGCTGATTGAAGATCCTGAATTGCGTTCGTTTGCCGAGTCGGTACTGGCCCGTCGTTCGATTTTTACTGAAGAGGCGTTGCGCCTGATTGAACAGGCGGAAACGGCGGGCGGACTGAATGAAGCGGAGGCCGTGGAATTCGTCCGACAGGCACTGGAGACTTTTCGCTGGCACCACAGCGCTACCGTCAGCGCTGCGCAATACCAGAAACTCAGCGCTCAGCACCGCTTGGTCGCCGACGTCGTCGCATTCAAAGGCCCGCACATCAACCACCTGACGCCACGTACGCTGGACATCGACACCGTGCAGCAACAGATGCCTGCCCATGGCATCACACCAAAAGCGGTAATCGAAGGCCCACCGCGCCGCAACTGCCCGATCCTGCTGCGCCAGACCAGTTTCAAGGCGCTGGACGAGCCGATCGCCTTCACCGATCAGCCCGAAACCCGTGGCAGCCACAGCGCGCGTTTCGGCGAAATCGAACAGCGTGGCGCCGCCCTCACGCCCAAGGGTCGCGCGCTGTATGACCGCTTGTTGAATGCCGCTCGCGATGAATTGGGCGACTTCCCTAACGAAGCCAATGCCGCACGCTACGACGCGCTGATGACTCAGCACTTTGCCGAATTTCCTGACAGCATCGAGGGCATGCGCGAACAGGGGCTGGCGTACTTTCGTTATTTCGCTACGGAAAAGGGCTTGGCCGCTGAAGGACTTGGTGAGTCGTCCCTGGAGGACTTGCTGCGCGATGGCTATGTGAAAGCGGAGCCGCTGGTGTACGAAGATTTCCTGCCGGTGAGCGCAGCGGGGATTTTTCAGTCGAACCTTGGCGATTCTGCGCAGACGCATTACGCCGAACATTCCAATCGCCAGGCTTTCGAACAGGCGCTGGGGCGTTCGACTATTGATGAGTTGGGGTTGTACGCGGAGACGCAACGGCGGTCGATTGCGGAATGTGTCGAGGTGCTACGGATCAAACGGCTCTGA
- a CDS encoding DEAD/DEAH box helicase: MTMQNIVRYWHAVELLQPQAAPQLKKRESDYQPYYQDIPLTAKVLPWMPTNPLARENLPEKRAWSHTLYAHLYDNLVVTRRLAELYGADQGYKEPQRRTSALFSLKFNQEGMMLIDSLVLSSEAWFVGCAINHQDWTRGFDETQKFLREQANSHFSGVAQADDLRSMTDYVRKVLGVDEFFSDQPRMHRFRSAAINPNKPEQEDDPLNSFLLEDLCDVADALARGKTSEALARYLSHHAPEERQHLDQADADPALINRLAPSQYAAGCWPAERHLGLVHSQQLAVNSLLHELSFKAGIMGVNGPPGTGKTTLLRDLIAAVVTQRADVLASFDRASQAFTKDGREVANDAGHNRSAYTLDARLLGFEMVVASSNNGAVENVTLELPQQDRIDPSWRPDADYFSELASLTSGKPAWGMISAALGSKAKRTLFVDRFYYGKRPPKDKTGAPLESSEQQTPDLNEDEALHSENPLLDSAEVDAAEANDKPSPKGMRDWLFEQAAHMKSLTSTEKAALWRESVQQYQNAKSAEQALRAQVSDITSHIEAVNSARAQILKSTQQRHTHLVERRRLDEEQALLEVRQLTPAREQLQLQLQRLETHLTLKPGFLANLFSLWGAQRQWLARQQMLVSAHALAKDAYDSIQRLMQRISSQLSELDLQLAADQEQVDQAERDARHQVEKARSVAQTGKARHVLAWLDHGAMGRGSEIELLEPWIVEGWRQARSKVFIEALKLHQTFFRIEASRLGGNLGFITSLLTGSRYGGVSQAVMRSAWASLFMVVPVLSSTFASFARSFGSLGCGEIGWLLVDEAGQATPQAATGALWRAQRAVLVGDPLQLEPIVTVSDAVLEHMRTRYQVDAHWLPNRQSAQTLADQATRWGRMAGPKGQKCWVGLPLVVHRRCDKPMFDLANRIAYDGAMIYGTLAPAADKETPARLLTGWVHASGQSSGNWVDNEGLELDRLLGLLDASGVPSDSIAVITPFQDVRNHLKDRLPGKIVRGTIHTMQGKEAAVIILVLGGSSDNPGAREWAVSKPNLLNVAVTRARRRLYVIGDRNDWRQRKLFCDVMELLPALPSITNEMFA, from the coding sequence ATGACCATGCAGAATATCGTGCGTTACTGGCACGCCGTCGAGTTGCTGCAACCCCAGGCAGCGCCCCAGCTGAAGAAGCGCGAAAGCGATTATCAGCCTTACTACCAGGATATCCCTCTTACCGCCAAGGTTCTGCCGTGGATGCCGACGAATCCTCTGGCCAGGGAAAATCTTCCGGAAAAACGCGCATGGAGTCACACGCTCTACGCTCACCTCTACGACAATCTGGTTGTAACCCGCCGGCTGGCCGAGTTGTACGGCGCTGATCAAGGGTACAAAGAGCCGCAACGGCGCACGTCAGCGCTGTTCTCGCTCAAGTTCAATCAGGAAGGCATGATGCTGATCGACAGCCTTGTTCTGTCCAGTGAGGCATGGTTTGTCGGTTGCGCCATCAATCATCAGGACTGGACACGCGGCTTCGACGAAACTCAAAAGTTTCTCCGCGAACAGGCCAACAGCCACTTCAGTGGTGTAGCGCAGGCTGATGATCTTCGCAGCATGACTGACTATGTGCGCAAGGTGCTGGGGGTCGATGAATTCTTCTCCGATCAACCGCGCATGCATCGCTTCCGCTCAGCAGCGATCAATCCGAACAAACCCGAACAGGAAGACGATCCACTCAACAGCTTTTTGCTGGAGGATCTCTGCGACGTTGCCGATGCGCTGGCGCGTGGCAAAACCAGCGAGGCGTTGGCTCGTTACCTCAGCCATCACGCCCCGGAAGAGCGCCAGCATCTGGATCAGGCAGATGCTGATCCGGCTCTTATCAATCGCCTCGCGCCGTCACAATATGCCGCAGGATGCTGGCCTGCCGAACGACATCTAGGGCTGGTGCACTCCCAACAACTGGCAGTCAACAGCCTGTTGCACGAGCTCAGTTTCAAGGCCGGCATCATGGGGGTCAACGGTCCTCCCGGCACCGGAAAGACTACCTTGCTGCGTGATCTGATTGCCGCGGTGGTGACGCAGCGCGCCGACGTACTGGCGTCGTTCGACAGGGCTTCGCAGGCCTTTACCAAGGATGGACGCGAAGTTGCCAATGACGCTGGACATAATCGGTCTGCCTATACACTCGATGCGCGATTGCTCGGGTTCGAAATGGTCGTGGCCTCGTCCAATAACGGTGCCGTGGAAAACGTCACTCTCGAGTTGCCTCAGCAGGACAGGATCGATCCTTCGTGGCGGCCCGATGCGGATTACTTCAGCGAATTGGCCAGCCTGACAAGTGGCAAACCCGCCTGGGGCATGATCTCGGCAGCGCTGGGAAGCAAGGCTAAACGCACGCTGTTTGTTGATCGCTTTTATTACGGAAAACGTCCACCCAAAGATAAAACAGGCGCACCGCTGGAATCGTCAGAACAGCAAACGCCGGATTTGAACGAAGACGAAGCGTTGCACAGCGAAAATCCCTTGCTCGACAGCGCTGAGGTCGATGCCGCCGAAGCAAATGACAAGCCCTCTCCAAAGGGCATGCGCGACTGGTTGTTCGAACAGGCCGCGCACATGAAATCGCTTACATCAACTGAAAAAGCCGCTCTCTGGCGAGAATCTGTCCAGCAATATCAGAACGCGAAGAGCGCCGAACAGGCGTTGCGTGCGCAAGTCAGTGACATCACCTCGCATATCGAGGCTGTGAACAGCGCCAGAGCGCAGATCCTGAAATCCACCCAGCAACGTCATACCCATCTGGTTGAGCGCCGCCGCCTTGATGAGGAGCAGGCCTTGCTGGAAGTTCGCCAACTCACCCCGGCACGGGAACAGTTGCAGCTGCAACTGCAACGCCTTGAAACGCATCTGACACTGAAACCAGGTTTTCTCGCCAACCTGTTCAGCTTGTGGGGCGCGCAGCGCCAATGGTTAGCTCGACAACAGATGCTCGTCAGCGCTCACGCTCTGGCAAAGGATGCCTACGACAGCATTCAACGTCTGATGCAGCGAATCAGCAGTCAGCTCAGCGAACTCGACCTGCAACTGGCCGCTGATCAAGAGCAGGTCGACCAAGCCGAGCGTGACGCTCGCCATCAGGTGGAAAAGGCTCGCAGCGTTGCTCAGACCGGTAAAGCAAGGCATGTGCTAGCGTGGCTTGACCATGGCGCAATGGGTCGAGGCAGTGAGATCGAGCTGCTGGAACCCTGGATCGTCGAAGGCTGGCGTCAGGCCCGGAGCAAGGTGTTCATCGAAGCACTCAAGCTCCACCAGACCTTTTTCAGGATCGAGGCATCACGTCTGGGTGGCAATCTGGGTTTTATTACCAGTTTGCTGACTGGCAGTCGTTACGGCGGAGTGTCTCAAGCGGTCATGCGTTCGGCATGGGCGTCTTTGTTCATGGTAGTACCGGTGCTCAGCAGCACGTTTGCTTCGTTCGCTCGGTCTTTTGGCAGCCTTGGGTGCGGCGAGATCGGCTGGCTGTTGGTGGACGAAGCGGGTCAGGCTACTCCGCAAGCCGCAACAGGCGCACTGTGGCGCGCTCAGCGCGCCGTACTGGTCGGTGATCCGCTTCAGCTCGAACCTATCGTGACCGTTTCAGACGCGGTGCTCGAACATATGCGCACACGCTATCAGGTCGACGCTCACTGGCTACCCAATCGCCAGTCAGCTCAGACGCTTGCCGATCAAGCCACTCGATGGGGCCGGATGGCCGGTCCAAAAGGGCAAAAATGCTGGGTCGGCCTGCCATTGGTTGTGCACCGCCGTTGCGACAAACCCATGTTCGACCTGGCTAACCGCATCGCGTACGACGGGGCCATGATCTACGGCACTCTTGCTCCTGCTGCCGATAAGGAAACGCCAGCGCGCCTGCTGACCGGCTGGGTCCATGCAAGCGGTCAGTCAAGCGGCAACTGGGTCGACAATGAAGGACTGGAGCTCGATCGTTTGCTGGGCTTACTCGATGCCAGTGGAGTACCGTCGGACAGTATTGCCGTCATTACACCTTTTCAAGACGTGCGGAATCATCTCAAAGACCGTCTGCCTGGCAAAATTGTGCGAGGCACCATTCACACCATGCAGGGAAAAGAAGCTGCGGTAATCATTCTGGTTCTGGGTGGCAGCAGCGACAATCCAGGTGCCCGGGAATGGGCCGTTTCAAAACCCAATCTGCTTAACGTCGCCGTCACCCGCGCGAGACGACGCCTGTATGTAATCGGCGATCGTAATGACTGGCGACAGCGCAAATTGTTCTGCGATGTCATGGAGCTGTTGCCAGCTCTGCCTTCAATAACGAACGAGATGTTTGCCTGA
- a CDS encoding Hcp family type VI secretion system effector, with translation MATPAYMSVTGEKQGLITAGAFTADSVGNTYQEGHEDQVMVQAFTHDVIIPRDPQSGQPTGQRVHKPVVITKVYDKASPLLQAALTSGERMSEIVIQWYRTSAQGTQEHYYTTKLEDAIIVAINNKMHNCQDPGNAHFTHLEEVQFTYRKITWTHEVSGTSGSDDWRAPVV, from the coding sequence ATGGCAACACCAGCGTACATGTCGGTTACCGGCGAAAAACAAGGCCTGATCACTGCCGGCGCTTTCACCGCCGACTCCGTTGGCAACACCTACCAGGAAGGCCACGAAGACCAGGTCATGGTTCAGGCTTTCACCCACGACGTGATCATCCCGCGTGACCCGCAATCCGGTCAGCCAACAGGTCAGCGCGTTCACAAGCCAGTTGTGATCACCAAGGTCTACGACAAGGCGTCGCCACTGCTGCAAGCAGCTCTGACTTCCGGCGAGCGCATGAGCGAAATCGTTATCCAGTGGTACCGCACTTCGGCTCAAGGCACCCAAGAGCACTACTACACCACCAAACTGGAAGACGCGATCATCGTCGCCATCAACAACAAAATGCACAACTGCCAGGATCCAGGCAACGCGCACTTCACCCACCTGGAAGAAGTGCAGTTCACCTACCGCAAAATCACCTGGACCCACGAAGTATCCGGTACTTCGGGTTCCGATGACTGGCGTGCTCCAGTCGTTTAA
- the tssI gene encoding type VI secretion system Vgr family protein, with the protein MFAPANETHFALTIEGLSADFQVFTLTGREAISQPFVFEVELVSEQPSLDLETLLHKPAFLQLSPDGSGIHGQIYRAAQGDSGKRLTRYSVTLRPQLAYLAHRINQRIFQNLSVPKIIGQVLEEHGIQGNAYEFKTGSIYPERIYCVQYDESDLHFIQRLCEEEGIHFHFQHSANAHKLVFGDDQTVFPKLKPVPYQQDSGMVASNPVIKRFDLRLETRTSRTTRRDYDFEKPRLTLESENRGDALPDLEDYDYPGRFIDRERGKHLANRALERHRSDFQLAEGKSDQPLLVSGHFLALTEHPKAKWNDLWLLTEVLHEGKQPQVLEESVTSDTTALKDDFHQGYRNRFQATPWDVPNRPPLRHPKPRILGSQSAVVTGPKGEEIHCDEYGRVKVQFHWDREGQADDKTSCWLRVSSAWAGAQYGGIAIPRIGMEVLVTFLEGDTDQPLISGCLYHKENTVPYPLPANKTRSTFKTLSSMGGGGYNELRIEDKKGQEQIYLHAQRDWDENIEHDQKIRVGNERHDTVEQNSYSEFKAEEHHTVYADRKVEARANDHLTVGVNQHIKIGTGQFIDAGQEIHLSSGMKVVMEAGAELTLVGGGSFLKIDAGGVTMSGPVINMNSGGSPGVGTGAAPLMPGILKQADADKAGQVLTPAQINTLKRNAPFCEECEKCKAGACAI; encoded by the coding sequence ATGTTCGCGCCGGCCAATGAAACCCACTTTGCCCTGACCATCGAAGGGCTTTCCGCCGACTTTCAGGTGTTTACCCTCACCGGCCGGGAAGCCATCAGCCAGCCTTTTGTCTTTGAGGTGGAGCTGGTCAGTGAGCAGCCGTCGCTGGACCTCGAAACCCTGCTGCACAAACCAGCCTTTCTGCAGCTGTCGCCTGACGGCAGCGGCATCCATGGCCAGATCTACCGCGCCGCGCAAGGCGATTCCGGCAAGCGCCTGACCCGTTATTCGGTGACCTTGCGCCCGCAACTGGCGTACTTGGCGCACCGCATCAACCAGCGCATCTTCCAGAACCTCAGCGTGCCGAAAATCATCGGCCAAGTGCTGGAAGAGCACGGCATCCAAGGCAACGCCTACGAATTCAAGACCGGCTCGATCTATCCCGAGCGCATCTACTGCGTGCAATACGACGAGTCGGATCTGCACTTCATCCAGCGCCTGTGCGAGGAAGAAGGCATTCACTTCCACTTCCAGCACAGCGCCAACGCGCACAAGTTGGTGTTCGGCGACGACCAGACGGTGTTCCCGAAACTCAAGCCTGTGCCCTATCAGCAAGACTCCGGCATGGTCGCCAGCAACCCGGTGATCAAGCGTTTCGACCTGCGCCTGGAAACCCGCACCAGCCGCACCACCCGCCGCGACTACGACTTCGAAAAACCGCGCCTGACCCTGGAAAGCGAAAACCGTGGCGACGCCCTGCCCGACCTCGAAGACTACGATTACCCGGGCCGTTTCATCGACCGCGAGCGCGGCAAGCACCTGGCCAACCGCGCCCTCGAACGCCATCGCAGCGACTTCCAATTGGCCGAAGGCAAGAGTGATCAGCCACTGCTGGTCAGCGGCCATTTCCTCGCCCTGACCGAACACCCGAAAGCCAAGTGGAACGACCTCTGGCTGCTCACCGAAGTCCTGCACGAAGGCAAACAGCCGCAAGTGCTCGAAGAGTCGGTGACCAGCGACACCACCGCGCTGAAAGACGATTTCCACCAGGGCTACCGCAACCGCTTCCAGGCCACGCCATGGGACGTGCCGAACCGGCCACCGCTGCGCCACCCGAAACCGCGCATCCTCGGCAGCCAGAGCGCGGTGGTCACCGGCCCGAAAGGCGAAGAAATCCACTGCGACGAATACGGCCGCGTCAAAGTCCAGTTCCACTGGGACCGCGAAGGCCAGGCCGACGACAAGACCAGCTGCTGGCTGCGCGTCTCCAGCGCCTGGGCCGGCGCCCAGTACGGCGGCATCGCCATCCCGCGCATCGGCATGGAAGTGCTGGTCACCTTCCTTGAAGGCGATACTGATCAACCGCTGATCAGCGGCTGCCTGTACCACAAGGAAAACACCGTCCCCTATCCACTGCCGGCGAACAAGACCCGCAGCACCTTCAAGACCCTGAGCTCCATGGGCGGTGGCGGCTACAACGAACTGCGCATCGAAGACAAAAAAGGTCAGGAACAGATCTACCTGCACGCCCAGCGCGACTGGGACGAAAATATCGAGCACGACCAGAAAATCCGCGTCGGCAACGAACGCCACGACACCGTCGAGCAAAACAGCTACAGCGAATTCAAGGCCGAAGAACACCACACCGTCTACGCCGACCGCAAAGTCGAGGCGCGCGCTAACGATCATCTCACCGTGGGCGTCAACCAGCACATCAAGATCGGCACCGGCCAGTTCATCGACGCCGGCCAGGAAATCCACCTGAGCAGCGGCATGAAAGTGGTGATGGAAGCCGGCGCCGAACTCACGCTGGTCGGCGGCGGCAGCTTCCTCAAGATCGATGCCGGCGGCGTAACCATGAGCGGGCCGGTGATCAACATGAACTCCGGTGGCAGCCCCGGCGTTGGCACGGGCGCCGCGCCATTGATGCCCGGCATCCTCAAACAGGCCGACGCCGACAAGGCCGGCCAGGTCCTGACCCCGGCACAGATCAACACCCTCAAACGTAACGCGCCGTTCTGCGAAGAATGCGAAAAATGCAAGGCAGGTGCCTGTGCCATCTGA
- a CDS encoding DUF4123 domain-containing protein codes for MPSERITPKDWLAQQPLQSGERLYLIVSAASDADALKTLYLTEPTAQLIPIWGGTPYSTWQPVMPYLTELKANSAFLPWIAETDALDWGWLGVSRSEPNEVFEHLRSLTQVKMPDGTEVFFRFWDGRHIYPILRGLGEKAGEVLPVFERYLINGQALEVGSRVVPKVRDWPWWEVPKGLLEGLSKDNPATLVSNLMQWLEEDRPDLYTAWPENNLKLKITRFVRRPDAPQNLKEALINHLILEQG; via the coding sequence GTGCCATCTGAACGAATCACCCCCAAGGACTGGCTGGCGCAACAGCCGCTGCAAAGCGGCGAGCGCCTGTACCTGATCGTCAGCGCGGCCAGCGATGCCGACGCCCTGAAAACCCTATACCTCACCGAACCCACTGCCCAACTCATCCCGATCTGGGGCGGCACGCCCTACTCCACCTGGCAACCGGTGATGCCCTACCTCACCGAACTCAAAGCCAACTCCGCTTTCCTGCCCTGGATCGCCGAAACCGACGCCCTCGACTGGGGCTGGCTGGGGGTGTCGCGTTCAGAGCCGAACGAAGTGTTTGAACATTTACGCAGCCTGACGCAGGTGAAAATGCCGGATGGCACCGAGGTGTTTTTCCGGTTTTGGGATGGGCGGCATATTTATCCGATTCTGCGGGGGCTTGGGGAGAAGGCTGGAGAAGTGCTGCCGGTGTTTGAGCGGTATCTGATTAATGGTCAGGCGCTGGAGGTGGGGTCGAGGGTGGTGCCGAAGGTGCGGGACTGGCCGTGGTGGGAGGTGCCGAAGGGGTTGTTGGAGGGGTTGAGCAAGGACAATCCGGCGACGCTGGTCAGCAACCTGATGCAGTGGCTGGAAGAAGACCGCCCGGACCTCTACACCGCATGGCCCGAGAACAATCTGAAGCTGAAAATCACCCGCTTCGTGCGCCGCCCGGATGCGCCGCAAAATCTTAAAGAAGCATTGATAAACCACCTGATTCTGGAGCAAGGCTGA